One genomic region from Cardinium endosymbiont of Dermatophagoides farinae encodes:
- the pth gene encoding aminoacyl-tRNA hydrolase, with product MKLLLVGLGNIGATYLYTRHNVGFLVVDYLAAQQKVAFQTDRLAAMAYFAYKHHQVYMIKPTTYMNDSGKAFRYWLHHLKIPIEQSLTIVDDIALPFGTMRLRAKGSDAGHNGLKSIAYALASDGYPRLRMGIGNDFPKGGLSNFVLENFNTKELQALNNHLDRATQILMAWLNGGIMHAMNQFN from the coding sequence ATGAAGTTATTACTCGTTGGATTGGGCAATATTGGTGCAACCTATCTTTATACAAGGCATAATGTAGGGTTTCTAGTAGTCGATTATCTAGCAGCGCAACAAAAAGTTGCATTTCAAACAGATCGATTGGCTGCTATGGCTTATTTTGCTTACAAGCATCATCAAGTCTATATGATCAAACCTACAACCTATATGAATGACAGTGGTAAGGCATTTAGATATTGGTTGCATCATTTAAAAATACCAATTGAACAAAGTTTAACTATTGTAGATGATATCGCGCTTCCCTTTGGGACGATGCGTTTACGCGCTAAAGGCTCTGATGCAGGCCACAATGGATTAAAAAGCATTGCTTATGCTTTGGCTTCAGATGGCTATCCGCGTCTTCGAATGGGTATTGGAAATGATTTTCCTAAAGGCGGACTTTCAAATTTTGTATTAGAAAATTTTAATACAAAAGAGTTACAAGCGCTCAACAACCACTTGGATAGGGCCACTCAGATATTGATGGCTTGGTTGAATGGGGGCATTATGCATGCTATGAATCAGTTTAACTAA
- a CDS encoding NUDIX hydrolase — translation MSRTKKNNSPESSEDIIDVLDEQGNKTGEVLPRKEIHRLGKIHRAIHLYLFDKSSNKLLIQRRSSSVDHFPNMLSISVMGHVNTGEESIQAVKRELKEELSIDPNQVKMDFLFSIRQDNVLAPSYIDRQFNDVYLGWATFKAEEIQFDPNEVSEVKLMHFSEFEHMVLKKNQELAYVYIEECKRILPYLNL, via the coding sequence ATGTCACGTACAAAAAAAAATAATAGTCCTGAAAGCAGCGAAGATATTATAGATGTATTAGATGAGCAGGGAAATAAAACAGGCGAAGTGTTACCTAGAAAAGAAATTCATAGACTAGGCAAGATACATCGTGCCATTCATTTATATCTGTTTGACAAATCTTCCAATAAGCTACTCATACAAAGACGCTCCAGTAGTGTAGATCATTTCCCAAATATGCTGAGTATATCTGTAATGGGTCATGTTAATACTGGGGAAGAAAGTATACAAGCAGTAAAAAGAGAATTAAAAGAAGAGTTGAGCATAGATCCTAATCAGGTAAAAATGGATTTTTTGTTTTCCATTAGGCAAGACAATGTTTTAGCTCCTAGCTACATAGATCGTCAATTTAATGATGTTTATCTAGGTTGGGCTACTTTTAAAGCAGAGGAGATCCAGTTCGATCCTAATGAAGTCAGCGAAGTAAAGTTAATGCATTTTTCAGAATTTGAGCACATGGTCTTAAAGAAGAACCAAGAGCTAGCTTATGTATATATAGAAGAATGTAAACGAATCTTGCCCTATCTCAATTTGTAA
- a CDS encoding ABC transporter ATP-binding protein: MLVAKAICKSYHGDEILKQITLSIHPGEMVAIMGPSGAGKTTLLHLLSTLDKPDSGALTLDGTDLTKLEGNALATFRNKKIGFVFQFHNLLPEFTLFENICIPGYIGTCAKKEVAQKADDLLSLLGISHRKNHLPEVVSGGERQRAAVARALINSPSIVFADEPSGNLDSKNAEVLHALFLALSKQLKQTFVLVTHNQSLAAIADSMLLLKDGILQPASRF, translated from the coding sequence ATGCTTGTAGCCAAAGCAATTTGTAAATCTTATCATGGAGATGAGATCCTAAAACAGATTACCTTATCGATCCATCCTGGAGAAATGGTGGCCATTATGGGGCCTTCCGGTGCGGGCAAAACTACTTTATTGCATCTTTTATCTACCTTAGATAAGCCAGATAGTGGTGCTTTAACGTTGGATGGAACAGATCTTACCAAACTAGAAGGTAATGCATTGGCCACATTTAGAAATAAAAAAATAGGGTTTGTCTTTCAGTTTCATAACCTGTTACCCGAATTTACACTTTTTGAAAACATTTGTATCCCTGGCTATATTGGTACTTGTGCTAAAAAAGAAGTAGCACAAAAGGCTGATGACCTTTTATCTTTGCTGGGTATTAGCCATCGAAAAAACCACCTACCAGAGGTTGTTTCTGGAGGAGAACGGCAACGTGCAGCTGTAGCTAGGGCATTGATCAACAGTCCATCTATTGTTTTTGCCGATGAGCCAAGTGGCAACCTAGACTCAAAAAATGCAGAGGTGTTGCATGCGCTTTTTTTAGCTCTCTCTAAACAATTAAAGCAAACTTTCGTCCTGGTAACCCATAACCAATCGTTGGCAGCTATTGCAGATAGCATGCTACTGCTAAAAGATGGTATATTGCAGCCAGCGTCGCGTTTTTAA
- the holA gene encoding DNA polymerase III subunit delta has translation MIQSAQTVLQDLQKGLYAPIYFVQGEEVYHIDAITEYIETKLLTPAEKTFNLTIAYGKECSMATLLTQARRFPMATALQVVIVKEAQEMADLKNTTGQQLLLHYLQHPQPTTILVFAHKYKTIDGRSSFGKALSKQNVLITAKKLYDQQLSGFIKSFVKNLELSITEKAACLLEAYIGNDLTRITNELHKLRINLTPGSTITDNMVEAYIGLHKPFNIFELQKAIIQKDYPKSYQIIRVCASNAKEHAALPILAILYNLFSKLLVLHQTKETVPSKMAGQIDIHPYFIQGYLDAVQNYTLHQTMKNITYLHQADLQLKGIDSNTSDDQIMKELIFKLMHG, from the coding sequence ATGATTCAATCCGCACAAACTGTTCTACAAGACTTGCAAAAGGGTCTCTATGCGCCTATTTATTTTGTACAAGGGGAGGAAGTATATCATATTGATGCGATTACCGAATATATCGAAACAAAACTACTCACGCCAGCTGAAAAAACCTTTAACCTAACCATTGCCTATGGCAAAGAATGCAGCATGGCCACGCTGCTTACCCAAGCACGTCGCTTTCCAATGGCCACTGCGCTACAAGTAGTTATCGTAAAAGAGGCGCAAGAGATGGCAGACTTAAAAAACACTACGGGGCAGCAATTGTTATTGCATTACTTGCAACACCCGCAACCTACTACCATACTCGTTTTTGCACACAAATATAAAACAATAGATGGTCGAAGTAGCTTTGGAAAAGCGTTAAGCAAACAAAACGTTCTGATTACCGCTAAAAAACTATATGATCAACAATTGTCTGGTTTTATCAAATCTTTTGTAAAAAATCTGGAACTGTCTATAACAGAAAAAGCCGCTTGCTTACTAGAAGCCTATATAGGTAACGACCTGACAAGAATCACCAATGAACTCCATAAATTACGTATTAACCTTACACCAGGTAGCACCATTACCGATAATATGGTAGAAGCCTATATAGGCCTACACAAACCTTTCAATATATTTGAATTACAAAAGGCCATCATACAAAAAGATTACCCGAAGAGCTACCAGATCATTCGTGTTTGTGCATCCAATGCAAAGGAACATGCTGCCCTACCCATTTTAGCCATTTTATACAATCTTTTCTCTAAGCTACTTGTATTGCACCAAACAAAAGAAACGGTCCCATCTAAGATGGCCGGACAAATTGATATACACCCCTATTTTATACAAGGATATCTTGATGCAGTTCAGAACTATACCTTGCATCAAACCATGAAAAATATAACCTATCTCCACCAAGCCGACCTACAATTAAAAGGAATTGATTCTAATACAAGTGATGATCAGATTATGAAAGAATTAATCTTTAAGTTAATGCATGGCTAA
- a CDS encoding DUF4293 domain-containing protein, producing MIQRIQSLYLATVCITMVAFLRAAVWVKIGSDSLFTIRPYGLIASTGQYIIFPYGAPSLLICYLVLTAIYAIMRHDNRRLQLRLIAHMNLTLIVLMVLILVLINKANTTYLPNGYSSYKIATILPFIALIANLLAQRHIKKDEQLVNQDRLR from the coding sequence ATGATTCAAAGAATTCAATCTCTTTACTTAGCTACAGTTTGTATAACTATGGTTGCCTTTCTTAGGGCGGCAGTTTGGGTAAAAATAGGTTCGGATAGTCTGTTTACCATTAGGCCCTATGGGCTTATTGCTTCTACCGGGCAATATATTATATTCCCTTATGGTGCACCTTCTTTATTGATTTGTTACCTCGTTTTAACAGCAATATATGCCATTATGCGGCATGACAATAGAAGGTTGCAACTTCGTTTAATCGCTCACATGAACCTAACATTAATTGTATTGATGGTTTTGATTTTGGTACTGATTAACAAAGCCAATACAACTTATCTACCCAATGGGTATAGTAGCTATAAAATAGCCACTATATTGCCTTTTATTGCATTAATAGCCAATCTACTGGCACAGCGCCATATTAAAAAAGATGAACAACTGGTTAATCAAGATCGGTTGAGATAA
- a CDS encoding NUDIX domain-containing protein: MQDYALEVTARALIVKNRQLLLVSNDYKLWYTPGGHLHPSETLPACMVREVKEETDIDVQPNQIVYVAEFFDKKHNVHKVEVYFAAEICTDELPKHWLDQDGPVKTYQFFDVEALKDIHVAPAFLKTGKWLNSGLDIYQGSEKR, from the coding sequence ATGCAAGATTATGCTTTAGAAGTAACAGCTAGAGCGCTAATAGTAAAAAATAGGCAATTGTTACTTGTTAGCAATGATTATAAGCTTTGGTATACACCTGGTGGACACTTACATCCAAGTGAAACGCTTCCAGCCTGCATGGTAAGGGAAGTAAAGGAAGAAACTGACATTGACGTTCAACCAAACCAGATTGTCTATGTTGCAGAATTTTTTGATAAAAAGCATAATGTACATAAAGTAGAGGTCTATTTTGCTGCCGAAATATGTACAGATGAGCTTCCTAAACATTGGCTAGATCAAGATGGTCCGGTTAAAACTTATCAATTTTTTGATGTTGAAGCCTTGAAAGATATCCATGTTGCACCAGCTTTTTTAAAAACAGGGAAATGGCTAAATTCTGGTCTTGATATTTATCAAGGATCAGAGAAGCGATAA
- a CDS encoding HU family DNA-binding protein, with amino-acid sequence MTKAEVILAISRKTGLDKEDVKNTLDELFRVIQNAVTDNHRVHFSGFGSFSKKKRAKKIGRNISTNTAIVVEEHYIPFFKHSKFFAAKIKAAGSV; translated from the coding sequence ATGACTAAAGCAGAAGTAATTTTAGCCATTTCGCGTAAAACGGGGCTTGATAAAGAAGATGTCAAAAATACGTTAGATGAGTTGTTTCGTGTTATTCAAAATGCTGTAACAGATAATCATCGGGTTCATTTTAGTGGATTCGGTAGTTTTTCTAAAAAAAAACGAGCAAAAAAAATTGGGCGTAATATTAGTACCAATACTGCCATTGTTGTAGAGGAGCACTACATTCCATTTTTTAAACATTCTAAGTTTTTCGCAGCAAAAATTAAAGCTGCTGGTTCTGTATAA